A region of the Lycium barbarum isolate Lr01 chromosome 1, ASM1917538v2, whole genome shotgun sequence genome:
AATCCTTATATCAATGATTTGTTCATGATCTTAATATGTTAAAGCTACAAGCTGATATTgcttggaatctccaaaaatgttgccgcacccgtgtcggatcctccaaaaatgcaatATTGTTGGAGGATTTGACACTCACCCATCAACATTTTTGAAGTGTCCGAGCAACATAGGACTTAAAACTGCAAGCCCTTTCATATAATCACACGCATTCTGCAGATGTTCCGGCCATGGATTCAAATGAGGAGGCTAGAATATATAAACCATGAGCAATTTGTAGTAGACGTACTAAAACATGTACAAAAACATACCATAGAGAAACTCCTCCAAGAAGACGGTTCGCCTAATATATCTGctataaaaaagtaaacacttAACTTTTTCTTTTGTTCATAGTGGAACTTTCAGTACATAATGTGCAAAAAGTAAACATGTTATTGTCGATGAGATGCAGGCTATTTGAAGAGGCTGATCAGAATGGAGATAAGTTCATATCAGTTCCTGAGCTCAAACAGCTTTTCATGAAAATCAGGTCAAGAAAATTATATCAGGACAAGGATTTCAAGACGGACGAGGTAATGGAGGAATTTGATCTCGACGATGATGGAATGATCAATGTGGATGAATTCGTCAAAGGTTTCACGAGATGGATAGATGAAACAAAGGATGCAATGGGTAAAAGATATCATTCCATAAGATCCTTGAAAGATATATATGAGGTACTCTGACTTAGCTCTAATAACTCCAGTAAGATATACTTTCCTAATTAGAAGGGTAGCCTTGGAGCAGCAGTAAAGTTGTCTCTGTCAATGAACTAtaggctatgttgctcggactcttaaaATATTTCGATGGTTGCATGTCAGATcttccaaaagtagtgcatttttggaagATCCGACATGGGTGCAACATCATTTTTGGAGAATCCAAGCAACATAGCCTACAGGTCAAGGGTTTAAGCTGGGAATCAGCTACTGATGTTTGTGTTAGGGTAGGCTGTTTACATGACACCTATTTGGGGTGCGGCCGTTTCTGGATGATTCGTGCACCAGACTATCCTTTTTAAAGTCAGTAAGATATACAGAGCAAAAAGAAAAGTGATTAGCGAGGAATAATCCCACAGAAAACAGTTATTTTGTTCTTAAATCAGAGTTATTAATCTCAGTTTGGATTCTGCACCTTATTGGGACAAAATTCTTGACTTCTCATTACAGATTCTGCAACCTTGGCTCAAAAAGAATAGGGAAGAACATGAAATGATTAAATGTATTCTATTAGATATTTTTCAACATGTCGAAAGCACTGCAGTAGGTACTCTGTACACAGAAGATGGGAAACCAAATATTCCTGCTATTACAAAGTGAGTAACTGATCAGCTATGTTGCTTGAACTCTTAAAAAATGTTGATCAGTGCGTGTTGGATCATCCAAAAGTAGTGCATCTTttgaggatccgacacgggtgcaaTAGTATTTTTGAGAGTTTGAGCAACTTGGTATCATCTTTGGTCTAGATGACatattaagaatataaaacttGTTCTGAACAATATTAATCTCTGCATTACAGGTTATTCGAAAGCATTGATCAAAATAAAGATAATGCCATTTCGCGTGATGAATTGAAACAACTGATAACCAATATCCAATTTGGAGCTGCACCTTCAGATGCTGATGAAAAGGTAGACAGAATCATCAAACAATTTGATGTGAGTCGAGATGAGATGATCAACATGGAGGAATTTGTTACCGGATTCTCCCAATGTCTAAATCCTTCTCATCTATCACCAGAGTCCAAAGAGGATATCTTCCAAGTAAGAAAAAAAGATGCATGCACGTTGCTTCTGAGTCTATAATCCATGAATGTGTCCTATAATGAATGAATAACCAGTATAAGAacatatacagtcaaacctctctataacgacGTCGCTTGTCAGGATATTTTTTGGCTGCTATAGCAAAATGCTGTTATAAAGAACATATAGTATAAGATAACATGAAAGATTGATTCCAAAAAAACTTgaccgttatagtgaaatgttgttatagaggatgactgttatagagagagagagaggtttaGCTGTATAGtgaaatgattttggatatgCAGAAGAACATGttcagtcaaacctctctatatcATTGTCATCTATCCGGATAATTTTTGGCTGCTAtagtaaaatgttgttatagagaacatGTAATAATATAACATAAAATGAAAAATTGATTCCCAAAAAGGTTAGCCGTTAtaatgaaatgttgttataaaggATGACTGTTATAAAAAGGTCTGACCGTATAATGAAATGATTTGTGATACCTAGAAGAATTGGGAAACGGCAGAAAAGCTGCTGCACATGGAGACTGATAGATCTGCAATTGCATGGATGAAGGCCATATTGCTTCTGGTTATTGGAATAGTAATATTAGGACTACTAGCTGAACCTCTCATCAAGAGCGTAGGGAGTTTCTCCAGAGCTATAAACGTACCTTCATTTTTCATCTCGTTTATGTTAGTCCCTTTGGCTACAAATGCAAGAATAGCAATCTCAGCCATCAACGAAGCAAGTCGAAAGAAACAAAGAACTAATTCCTTGACATTATCAGAGGTTCGTTCTTCTGTCTCCACCCTTGTTTTCATAGTCCGTTTGGTCAAACTTCTAAAATCTGCTTATTCTGAAAAATGCTTTTTGTTAGAAGTGCTTTTCAGAAAAGTTATTTTAGCAAGTAGCAGTttgtttggctaatcaatttgaaaagcacttttagCAATATTaataatcaatttgaaaaacacttttagcAATATTAAACCAGCAATTTGTGTTTGGTCAAGATTCACAATTTGTGTTTGGTCGAGGTTCGAAAAGTGCTTCTATgaaaaaactaatttttttagCTACTGCGCAGAAGCACTTATATTGTTTTCCTAAAAACTTGGCTAAATATCTCAACCCtgaaaaaataagcacttttttctttttaaaaaaagaaacacTTTTGACTTTCCAGTAGCTTGATCAAACATGCTATTAGTATGAGTACTTACTTACTGATGAAAAGACATGACAAATGCAATTAAATTAAACAGATATATGGTGGGGTATTCATCAACAATATGCTCGGACTTTCCGTCCTGCTTTCATTAATATATTTCCGGGGATTGGCTTGGAACTTCTCAGCTGAAGTGCTTAGTGTGCTACTGGTTTGCGGAATAATGGGATGCATTGCCAGTTTGAGCACATCGTTCCCCGTTTGGGTATCAGCCATTGCTTTCCTGCTCTATCCATTCTCTTTAGTGTTGGTTTACGCTCTAGATTATGACTTCTTTGTTTAACAAAAATAGCTCGAGCATATCGGCTCTATTGTAGTGTGATTTCTGGAATAAATGGAAGGACTGGTTCTCTTTCTAGGCTTTTGGGTAAGTATTTTTAAGACTATCATATTGCTTTATTAATAAGAGAATCAGTTCTTGTTCTGATTTTTGAGCAGTACTGGATTGGAAcactttcttcatttctttttttcTGGGGAAATACCTCAGTGTTGAAGATTTCTTGCTTCACCTACCTATTGAGCAATAAAACACCCTAATCTCCATAGGCATTTAGGTCACAAATTTGTAAACAACCGTATTACATGAAAGTAGCAAGTTCAAGCAAAACTCGATCTCCATATTTTGTTAAGAGTCTTGATTGTTACAAGTGATAATTACCTTGAAACACACACATTTCAGTTACCTTCTAGGTTGAGACATTTAAAATTCAACTAAAAGCAGAAGCATCAAACTTACATGCAGCAAACTTAAGCCTTAAAGGCTAAAGAAAACCTCTCTTCTATGATTTGGATATGACCATACTTTTCTTGCATATGCAAATTTCTACTAACAATCGCTATAAATGGTAGGACATTCGCTCGAAGGAATGTTCTCTACCATGTAAAAGAATTAAAGTCTCGCGGACACACCTCTAACGAGCCTACTCTCCAGGACATCACAACCATATGGCATGGACTAACTTCTATAACTTCAATTCCAAATCAACTTTTCCTCCTACTTCAGTATGAAAGTCGCTTCCATGAGTTCGTTCTTGACCAATTTGCACCATTGCAGTTGGGAAGAATCTGAGGATCGGTTGTTGAAATGATATGCTTTGGCCTGAAGGTGGAGTATGCTGTGCAGCAGCAACCTGTAGTTTAAGCACGTTCGGAAGATAGTGAAACCGAGATCAAAAAGCACAGTATAGGGACAAAAATATAAATGCTTAAGTCCTTTAGGAGCCGTTTGTCCATACAAAATATTTTCCGTTTCTTCAAAAGAAGTTCAAAACAATGTTTGGCTATATATTTAATTGCTTTCTGAAATTTTTTTGAAGACATGTTCGTCAAATTTCTGAAAAATCTTTTCCactcacaaaatttcaactttttgtcAAGTTAAATGCATGTCCAAAACACAATTTCAATTTCCAAATACCCTTTTTCAACTTAACTTCAAatgttacttcttttttttttcaaaaatatcacattttttatgtccaaacgcctacttagtctCACCTGAGCAGGTACATAGTCAAATAGCTCAAGTGTTTGTGGGGCAGAATTAGTTAAAGAACACGGATTTACTGCTTCCAAATGTGGCAAAGCTGATGCTGGAGGAGCCAAATTGAGAAAATCTCCATTGCGAGCTTTAGTTTCTCTTACTGAAGTCGATGGTTTGGACTCGGACAAAGCTCTTGACTGTGAAACAACTTCCCTGCAAAAATGTCAAAATGAATAATTATCAGGCTCTCGAGTATTAAAGTTAAGCAATTTCAAGGTAAGATATAGAACCTTTTAAGTGCATCGCCATCTTCTATATAAACCGAGCAATCATTGCTGCTGGAAACAGATTCATGTGATCTAGATACAGGGGAAACACAGCACTGAGGAAATTTTCCTCGAAATGAAGGGATGGGCGGGTCTTCTGGAGAGAATGGATAACGCCTCTTCATGCCAGCCATCTATATTACATGATCAACAAACCAAAATGTAGCTATCAGAAAAATAAACGTCAACTTTATGAGCAACACAACATATAAACCCAGCATTCTATCTTTGGTGAGTGAGTTCCGCTTCAAACCCGAAAGGCGAATCTAGGACTTGAACATTATGTGTTCGAGTTCCAGATTCTACCACATCTCATTTGATTTATTGGGTTGGATTTCTTAACACATGTGCAGGCAAACCTCTCTATTACAACATCGTTTGTCCCGATGTATTTTGGCTGACATAGCCAAAATGTtattatagagaacatataatataacataacatgaaagatcGGTTCCAAAGGAAATATGGTTGTTATAgagaaatgttgttatagagaggtctgtaCAGTCCGAACAAGAGCTACTAAGTTCGGATGAACCCATAAGTTATGATCTACATCTGCCCCTACATCCCAATCGCGTAACGGTTGGGAGTTCGGATACATTAGCTAAATAATCAGCTGCACccgtgttggatcctccaaagatgcattacttttggaggatccgacatgcACCTGGTGACATTtctgaagagtccgagcaacacagGGTTTAATAGACACTTAACCTATATTTCGGCATCTCGTCGTCTCATATTATATTAGGGGAATGATCAAGCAGACTAATAGAATTACCTTCACATCTTCAGGCCAAAGAGGTAAACAATTAGTACAGCCACAATAACTTTGGCTTGAAGGTGGCTCCATCTGAAAACTCTGTACGGATGATGACGATGAAATCCCTGATGAGACATTCACCTGCAATTTCCACAAAAGTCATTTGCCTCAGCTATTCAAACACAAGAAAACAAAACTATACACATGTTAACCATAATACTTATATAAATAGCTCCAAATGTTTAATGAAGCTGACTTTTTTTCTTGATTTCCCACCCGGTGTTTTGTACCCCCATTGGGGTCCGACTAAATCCGAATTCGTGCAGGGAAGTCCTACATTGGCGTGTAAAACACACCCTAACAAAAGCGACTACATATAGAGACGCatccaggatttgaagttaaTAGGTTCCTACTACGACTTCAAACTAATATATACTATAATACTTCCTCTGTCCTAATTATGTGttactcttttctttttagtcaatCCCAAAAaatgacatatttctatatttagtaacaatttaacttcaaacttctcattttaccttaatgaaatgatttactgTCATAAAAATTCTTATGACTTATATTAGgcaacaagtttcaaaagtctttctttttcCCTTAAACTCTGTGCCCGATCAAAGACATTCACATAAAATGGGATAGAGGGGTAACTTGGATCACGGTCAAATACTTATAGATATTTAGGTAATTTGTAAACATATATAAATTGACGGGGAAAAAGTTACTAGGTTCACGTGAACCCGCAACTGTGGATCCACCCTCGGCGCGAAACCTCTAGTTAACAATGAAGGAGTACTTACCGCTCGATAAAGCTGACTTACCATTGATGATGAACTAGAAGTTTGCTGATACTGTCGAGATTTTTGCAGCAGAGGAAACCTTAGACTATGGGGTCCACTAGGCAAATTCACATTTTGTCCAAAAACTACACCATGATGATCAACTTTTTTATTCACACCTTCAAGATTATACTCATCCCTCAACAATTTAGGACAATTTTCAAGAAATGGGGCAGATTGATTTGGTCTAAAGACACAATTTTTTGAAGAAAAATCAGTTcttgatgatgttggtataaaATTTGGACATTGTACTGATTgaaaaattgaatcttttttATGTTGTTCCTCTAATCTAATCCTCTCAAGTTGAGGAACACCAAGTCCTCTTTGTGgaactttttttttctcattcaTCTTTTTTGATGCTCTAATATTAGCCATTTTAGGTTCTTGGCTATCAAATGTAGATCAAATTTATAGGTTCTTTAAGTAAAGCCAAAAGGGTAGCTATATATGGAAAGAAAATCCATCCAGCAAAGACTATGATTCTACAAAGATACATAAAATCTGACTGTTTTTGGAAAATCTAAGGTTTAAGGGAAAAATATTTACTTTCAAGATCGGCTATTTATAAGGGTAAAATGAACACCTCATGAAATCTCAATGTGGTTTGTCTGGATATTTTTTGGTTGCTATATCGACATGTTATTATAAAGAACGTCTAATATAACGTAATATTGAAGACCGGTTCCAAATAAAACTTGGACATTATATTATTATTTCTATAATAACGTCTTTTGTCCAAATATTTTTTGGTTGCTATAACAAAATGTTGTCATGGCGAACATATCTATATAGGATTAAAAATCGGTTCTAGAGAAAACGTAGTTGTTATTGTGAAATGTTATTATAAAGATGATGACTATTATAGGAAGATCTGACAGTGTTTGAATA
Encoded here:
- the LOC132628971 gene encoding sodium/calcium exchanger NCL2-like isoform X2; the encoded protein is MGKFLRTAFALMFLLLLPLTLKVTGFRTLPYNYNTISDGVDRIQKQSSFIRLYTTDSTDKCEQMYGFLPCSKSVTGHFFLIVVYEYLLFHGEYYVATGGERIFKILGPNSIFGASAFHILGFLPEALILLASGLLNSKEVAQEYVLTGIGLLAGSTILLLTLIWGTCVFVGSQQSTTSMTSNSNPSAGPSHMQNHLERFLSQWTGAGLVTDVETCYTARIMVMSVIPFIIILAPTVLHLSATPEQIFIILCLVVSIVFLLSYFFYQMFRPWIQMRRLEYINHEQFVVDVLKHVQKHTIEKLLQEDGSPNISAIKKLFEEADQNGDKFISVPELKQLFMKIRSRKLYQDKDFKTDEVMEEFDLDDDGMINVDEFVKGFTRWIDETKDAMGKRYHSIRSLKDIYEILQPWLKKNREEHEMIKCILLDIFQHVESTAVGTLYTEDGKPNIPAITKLFESIDQNKDNAISRDELKQLITNIQFGAAPSDADEKVDRIIKQFDVSRDEMINMEEFVTGFSQCLNPSHLSPESKEDIFQNWETAEKLLHMETDRSAIAWMKAILLLVIGIVILGLLAEPLIKSVGSFSRAINVPSFFISFMLVPLATNARIAISAINEASRKKQRTNSLTLSEIYGGVFINNMLGLSVLLSLIYFRGLAWNFSAEVLSVLLVCGIMGCIASLSTSFPVWVSAIAFLLYPFSLVLVYALDYDFFV
- the LOC132628971 gene encoding sodium/calcium exchanger NCL2-like isoform X1; the protein is MGKFLRTAFALMFLLLLPLTLKVTGFRTLPYNYNTISDGVDRIQKQSSFIRLYTTDSTDKCEQMYGFLPCSKSVTGHFFLIVVYEYLLFHGEYYVATGGERIFKILGPNSIFGASAFHILGFLPEALILLASGLLNSKEVAQEYVLTGIGLLAGSTILLLTLIWGTCVFVGSQQSTTSMTSNSNPSAGPSHMQNHLERFLSQWTGAGLVTDVETCYTARIMVMSVIPFIIILAPTVLHLSATPEQIFIILCLVVSIVFLLSYFFYQMFRPWIQMRRLEYINHEQFVVDVLKHVQKHTIEKLLQEDGSPNISAIKKLFEEADQNGDKFISVPELKQLFMKIRSRKLYQDKDFKTDEVMEEFDLDDDGMINVDEFVKGFTRWIDETKDAMGKRYHSIRSLKDIYEILQPWLKKNREEHEMIKCILLDIFQHVESTAVGTLYTEDGKPNIPAITKLFESIDQNKDNAISRDELKQLITNIQFGAAPSDADEKVDRIIKQFDVSRDEMINMEEFVTGFSQCLNPSHLSPESKEDIFQKNWETAEKLLHMETDRSAIAWMKAILLLVIGIVILGLLAEPLIKSVGSFSRAINVPSFFISFMLVPLATNARIAISAINEASRKKQRTNSLTLSEIYGGVFINNMLGLSVLLSLIYFRGLAWNFSAEVLSVLLVCGIMGCIASLSTSFPVWVSAIAFLLYPFSLVLVYALDYDFFV
- the LOC132627078 gene encoding uncharacterized protein LOC132627078 — its product is MANIRASKKMNEKKKVPQRGLGVPQLERIRLEEQHKKDSIFQSVQCPNFIPTSSRTDFSSKNCVFRPNQSAPFLENCPKLLRDEYNLEGVNKKVDHHGVVFGQNVNLPSGPHSLRFPLLQKSRQYQQTSSSSSMVNVSSGISSSSSVQSFQMEPPSSQSYCGCTNCLPLWPEDVKMAGMKRRYPFSPEDPPIPSFRGKFPQCCVSPVSRSHESVSSSNDCSVYIEDGDALKREVVSQSRALSESKPSTSVRETKARNGDFLNLAPPASALPHLEAVNPCSLTNSAPQTLELFDYVPAQVAAAQHTPPSGQSISFQQPILRFFPTAMVQIGQERTHGSDFHTEVGGKVDLELKL